The Astyanax mexicanus isolate ESR-SI-001 chromosome 18, AstMex3_surface, whole genome shotgun sequence DNA window atgaagtttggaggtgtgtagtgatgatgaactctgaagctacatgaagtttggaggtgtgtagtgatgaactctgaagccacatgcagtttggaggtgtgtagtgatgaactctgaagctacatgaagtttggaggtgtgtagcgatgaactctgaagctatgtgaagtttggaggtgtgtagtgatgaactctgaagctacatgaagtttggaggtgtgtagtgatgaactcttaagctacatgaagtttggaggtgtgaagtgatgaactctgaagctacataaagtttggaggtgtgtagtgatgaactctgaagctacatgaagtttggaggtgtgtagtgatgaactctgaagctacataaagtttggaggtgtgtagtgatgatgaactctgaagctacatgaagtttggaggtgcgtagtgatgaactctgaagctacatgaagtttggaggtgtgtagtgatgaactctgaagctacataaagtttggaggtgtgtagtgatgaactctgaagctacatgaagtttggaggtgtgaagtgatgaactctgaagctacatgaagtttggaggtgtgtagtgatgatgaactctgaagctacatgaagtttggaggtgtgtagtgatgatgaactctgaagctacatgaagtttggaggtgtgtagtgatgatgaactctgaagctacatgaagtttggaggtgtgtagtgatgaactctgaagctacatgaagtttggaggtgtgtagtgatgaactctgaagctacatgaagtttggaggtgtgtagtgatgaactctgaagctacatgaagtttggaggtgcgtAGTGATtctgtagtgactctgcagaaagttggtgaactctgtgcactatgctcctctgcgtccgctgaccccgctctatTATTTTACActaacagagcacagagtcgctgtcgttctcagtctcttccactgtgttataatatcactgacagttggctgtggaatatttagtaaacCTGAGTTCAATTACTTGAATTGGTGAAAGAtaattttggcaatatagtgtatttgtaAAATGATGaatgaaaaatgtttaataaaatatggaCAGAACATTTTCACCTCTCTTTTTGTATTTCTCCTTTTCTGTTctactgctttcctttttttgaaCGTATTGCTTTTTGAAGATCAAGTAATATTCActattttatagttattttacAATCAGGCCTTATAAATGTTAACATATAATTAATCACCAATTTCATTAACAGTCATATACACCTAAATTAGATATAACTTAAAACTTAAAGGACATAGATTTGGTACCTATTGTCAACCCCCTGAGGGACAGCTCCGAACAACTAATGGCTCTTTATGAACAGGAACACCAAAAACTTACTAAAGGCCATCATAGATATCCTCCCAATACTTTTTAAGATTTACACAGGACCAGAATGTATGAACAAAGCTTGAGTCTGTTTCTCCACACAAAATATCTAGCAATTAGCTTCCATTTCAATTCTCTCCAGTTCTCTTTAGTTGTTAAATGACATTTAAAACGTATCTTTTTAGTTTTCTATTGAGAACTCAAAGGGGAccctggtgtaaaatggacttttgttgtagtaaaacatgataaaaagtacttccctttgatgaatagcacacctccgttctcttacagcgttcagagatccagaaattttaacagtttgtccaaacgccCTTCAGACTGGTGACACGGGGCAAATTATGTTATTTTTAGTACAAATATGGAGGCGTttagagctgaagctagcgttatgggatgtaaacagtggtgtttaataagcttcttgtgcactttttaagttattaatgcctcgtttaaatgtcagggctctccggattctagcaaggaggtgtggagctactttgagctggacaacggtgtaaaaagtgatttattggggcaaattatgtcccgtatcacccagtctgaagggtgttttggacaaactgttaaaatttctggatctgggagctctgtgggagaacggaggtgtgctattcatcaaaggtaaatacttggtaacactttacttggatggtccattttatggccttgttgatgctcaactgacattcaactaacactgaattgaatgtccattaaatttaacttaaccctatgttgaatgtaaatgattcaaaatagaacctaaccgtaaccttaaccctaaccttaacccttaatcaaccataaaatcaaaccctacacctaaccctaaccttaacccttaatcaaccataaaatcaaaccctacacctaaccctaaccttaacccttaatcaaccctaaaatctaaccctacacctaaccctaaccttaacccttaatcaaccctaaaatctaaccctacacctaaccctaaccctaatcttaacctaagcttaaaatctaaccctaaacccaatccttaaatattaagataagcgtttggattagagttgaatgttgggttatattcaatagagaatcatttactttcacttttcagttcaattgcatttaatagacatgcagttgaatgttagttgaatgtcagttgaatgtcagttgaatgtcagttgaatgtcagttgagcattaacgaggccatcaaatggaccatccaagtaaagtgttaccaaatactttttatcatgtttcacctTTAATTTGCAGGGAGTTTTGTGGCTCCATTGATTTAAGAATTTGGTGTAAATCTGAAATTATTTTACATGGTATATCACCTAATAGATTCTTCTGTTTTCCTGAAGGAGAGCGGGATATCAGTGTGTACTGTGGGGTGCAGACCATCACCCTGAAGATCAACTTCTGCCCCGTGCTCTACTCCGGCTACACTATTGCTGACTTGGCCCTGAACGGGCGTCATGCAGATGTACACTGTCGGGGTTTCATCAACAACAACACCTTCCCCACGGCGGTGCTGTTCAGCATCAGCCTCAGCACGCTGGAGGCCTGCGGCAACACGCTGGTGGTGAGACACCCACTGCTGCAGAATGCTAAGTGGAGTGCTTATGCTTAGCACAGAAACATCTTATACTGTTGTGTGGTTCAAAATAATATGCTAGGCATTAGATTAATATGCATTGGTTTAGTATAAGACTGTAATAATTTACACaaagtttattatttaaatgtttccATTTACTAGAGTTAAGTGGGACAGGCATGTTAAATATCAAAAAAGGGGGAGCAAGATACAACATATCAGAGAGAATAGGCAAAAAATGTCATACACTGTATAGACAGAAGGGCAGGGCAAAAGAGCagtcaaaataacaaaacaagatCGGAACAAaattgcaaaaacacaaaagacacgCAGAGTAGAAGAGCAAGGGATAAAGGTGCAATACTCAGCAAAGAGAAACTGAAACGGGGGGATTTATACAAGGGAAGACAGGAAATGGCAATCAGAAAGGTCAGGTGAGGCGGCATGTCCAGGAGGTTAGTCacaggtgcatcctgggaaatgAAGTCTATATTGAGAGCACTAGTGTGTAGCAGGTAGAAAGTCAGCGGCAGGACTGACAACAAGCTTTTGTTtttcgtctgtgagctgatgtatcagaaccgagtcgctgtgctttcctccgagcgttagtgctgtgatgctacttggcaatactgcatcagcagcagtttgaaaagaggcggagtcaccCTTTTTGAactgtatcggaggaggtgtgtgttagtcttcatcctcctggtgttggggcatcactagtgatagggggagtcctaatgagtgggttggataattgggaTTGTAAATAACTGAATACCCAAGGGTAGGTAGCCCCAGTAAGAAAGAGTTCTCACTGATGgtgaataggggtgggcgatatggccctaaaataatattgtgatatttcatggtattttcgcgataatggTACTTtaggcgatatgacaaaacacttaacaaaaagtatttcaaaaatacactatacactgcaagaaattatatattttattattacatacaatataatactgcacacccctaagtgagatattaaaaaatacaagaattttatcagatttgtaacagaagtcgatgatccagaatgtcatgatgataataataatgttctccaaatatctccatatatccaggattacagtaaaataaatgatactggacagacataatctgtctctagtagatatataatgggaaatgggatgggtgatatggcacgatattttagggtataatatcgttcacgatatttaaacattttgacgatattatcgtgtacgatacgatatggcacacccctaatggtGAATTAGAGATGGAGTGATGTTTTATTAATTGCACTGATGAAATTGATTGCCTGTTTAGATAATTGATAATTGAATGAGTAGGTGTATCAGTGTTCTTTATTAAGTGTACAGTGAGAAATCTATTTCTATTCCTGTAAACTTGTGTTGCATTACATGTTATAATCACATACTGTATCCCCTTATAGGTTTCCTCAGCTCAGGGCAACAATGCCTATGGAAATATATCCCTGGTGCAGATCGGACATATATCAGGCTATATCGACACCCCTGACCCACCGACCGTCATTAGCTACCTGCCTGGTCTGCAGTACAAATTCAGCTGCAGTTATCCTCTGGAGTACCTGGTCAACAACTCTCAGCTGGCTTCGTAAGTCTGATCCTCGGAAATGAAAAGTAACATCAAGTGTAAAATAGAAATTAATAGGGCACAAATTTGCTTTTGTTTAGCAGGAaaactttaatttagttttatgtTTAGCAAGTTACCAATACTGTACACTGTAGTgtatattgtacttttatttaaaaatggtggttggtgtggtgcagtggataacaccctcgcctgccagtgagctaccatatgggggactggggttcaattcctgttcTGGGTGACTAAAATGTTgtgttacaccaataagagtccttgggcaagactcctaacactacattagccCACCTGTGTAATAAGAACTCAACCTTATAAGGAATAACCttttaagttgctctggataagagcgtcagctaaatgccataaatgttaTCACCGTGAATTGATTAGCAGCTGccttaaaactgaaataaaagttAATTATAAGTTATTTATGGTTCCTTCCAGTTAAAGAAGGAAATATACTGAGGATAGAACTATGGTTTAGGGCTGTTCTTTGTGGCTATGAAAAGATTTCAAACCTCTATTCACCTTAAAATAATaactgtctttctcttttcttttatttaagatCTTCTGCTGCTATAGCAGTAAAAGACAACAATGGTACCTTTGTAAGCACCTTGAGTTTGATTCTGTTCAATGTGAGTATATTTCATTCTTTAATACAACTGTCTTTTTTCACGTCTTGcacgtgctgttaaaatagcaatggtgctGATGGAGGgcggtggtctgaaagtgaggtgtgtttaggaaaatttctggcatattgctatcttggccacgAAAATCACTGACTGCAAAAAACGTAGACAATAGTCAGCTGTCAGACGTTaattgctatcttagcagtgaATTGCATAGCCGCCACACATACACCTATGCTTGTTACGCACACATGCACATCCATAGCCCCTACCTGTTGAcaactatgcaaacttttacattaactaaaaaaaaaacaggataaaaaatgaaataacattATCCTAATTCTGTGTAGAATTGTTCAGCTtcaacagaaatcacatccacatttaatgcagtagGCCACACCCACATATCCTTCATGTCAGTGCAATgttctttatctttctttgttCACAATAatagattaaattagattaacactttatttaaatgaattgtttCATGGAATTTGtcacatattatatattaatctGTATTTGTTGAATATTTGCAGGACTCATCCTTCATCCAGCAGCTGTCCGTCCCCATGGCTGGTCTCCCACTGAAGACCAGAGTTTTTGCTGCAGTTAGGGCCACTAACTTAGACAGGAGGTactgtattatttgtattttatttttattatttatatatcagAGAGGAATTGTTTTAGGCTGCTGGATATAAAAATATGTCGTCATTGGTTCTGATATTTCAGCTGCTCTATAATCGCTGATAAATAAACAATAGCTGTGACCTACTTAGAGTAGAGCTAGAAGTTACAGCTGAGATGTAGTAAATTCCACTCAGCTGTTTCGTTtttgtaaaatgaataaaatgaaatgcCATGAACTATGAAGTTGAAATATGTGCTGTATATTAGaagcccaaatcagaaaagaataGACATGAAATTAGAATTagatgtttcttacatttacttttttatttatttttatttcactgcagacaaGATATTTTATCTTCTGATATTTGTCtttaatatttcatttaatttgtttttatatacaactctggaaaaaaataagagaccacttcagtttctgaatcagttgcttgtataaattttgctatttataggtttatgtttgagtaaaatgaacattgttgtttttttctataaactacagacaacatttctcccaaatttccaaatttgcagaaaataagaaatggctgaaataacagaaaaagcagagctttcagatcttaaataatgcaaagaaaacaagttcatattcataaagttttaagagttcagaaatcaatatttggtggaataaaccctgttttttaatcacagtttcttgcatcttggcatcatgttctcctccaccagtcttacacactgcttttggataactttatgctgctttactcctggtgcaaaaattcaagcagttcagtttggtttgacggcttgtgatcatccatcttcctcttgattatattccaaagaaactcatcatttttaagtggtctcttatttttttccagatttttttcagaaactacatcatgtaaaataattctttgtttttacacatcAGGTACCGATTAGCCcaaaaagcgaaaaaaaaaaatgtatgccatgcaagagttcaggTCTTAATATACTGATTACTTTTATCTTTTAGCTCAGAGCTGTGATAGCCATCCGTATTATAAATGGTTGTTTCCCTCTCTGCAGGTGGAATATCTTGATGGATTACTGTTTCACCACTCCCTCTGGGAATCCCAAAGACGAGATACGCTATGACCTTTTCTTCGGGTAATTTCACCAGCTCTAAAATGATGCGTTAAATGGTGCACATTAACCAACGGAGAGCTCATTATCCGCTCAACTGACCACTCGCCATACAAATCTTTCACAATGGCCTTTTGCAGAGCGttttatctgtctgtgtgtgtgtgtgcgtgcgtgtgtgtgtgtgtgtgatgtaatgtGAGCTTAGAGATCACTCTTGCATTGACCATGTTCTAATTTATGGTCTAATCTTGCTGTTTTCTAAACAGATGTCACAAAGACCCGCAGACGACCATTTTTGAGAACGGGAAGAGCCAAATGGGCCGATTTGCATTTGAGGTTTTTCGCTTTGTGAAACACAAAAACCAGAAAATGTCCACTGTCTTTCTGCACTGTGTCACAAAGCTGTGCCGGGTTGACGACTGTGCCATGCTGATGCCGGTAAATAGACCTAAATCATTTATCAGTATACGGTACTAGTCATAAATTTGCAAACGTCTACCCATAAACATAGTTATGGATGGACGTATGGACaaattttggtggaataaccccagtttttaatcacagttttcacttttcatgcatcttggcatgttctcctccaccagtcttacacactgcttttggataactttatgcctttactcctggtgcaaaaattcaagcagttcagtttggtttgatggtttgtgatcatccatcttcttcttgattatattccagaggttttcaatttggtataatcaaagaaacccatcatttttaagtgctctcttattttttccagagctgtctacaCATTATTGCACAGGCCCTGAGTAGCTTAAGAaaattttactgaaaaaaaacttgattTAGATCTTACTACACTCATGTGGGGACTTATTTTAAGGGACATTACTAAGACAAATATGATTACCCCATTGGAAAATatatttgcttaatataagcattcacagctctggaaaatttaacattgttttattctataaactacagacaatatttctctcaaattccccccaaaaatatagtcatttagagattttttgcagaaaatgagaaatggctaaaataacaaaaatgatgcagagctttcagacctcaaataatgcaaagaaaacaagttcatattcataaagtttcaggagttcagaaatcaatatttggtggaacaaccctggttttaatcatgttctcctccaccagtcttacacactgcttttggataactttatgctgctttactcctggtgcaaaaaatcaagcagttcagtttggtggtttgatggcttgtgatcatccagcttcctcttgattatattccagaggttttcagaagttttcaataaaagaaacacataatCAGTGGTGATTGTGCAATGCATGAATCATGGCCTTCCAAATTTCTGACCTTGTGGACTGTCCTTGTGTATTTGCCAAAAAGCTAGACACCTAACTGAACTAAAGTTATTGAACTAAAGTATGCATATTTTTCATTATATACAAATTATTTTGAGTAATGGTTAATAAAACATGAAGATTCTGTCCCTAAAAAAACGTCAAATGAATTCATTAAAATCCTATATTGTCAACAGATTCATATCCAATGTAGTACTAATGTGTTTAATGCTAATTTGATTCAGATCTGTGGGAAAAGGAGAAAAAGGGATGAGAGTCCTGTTCCCTCTGCTGGAGATGCTGTGATAACTGCAGGCCCTATAATCACCAGGGGGGGTGAGAACTATTATTCATAGCTGTGGATTGTCAGTAGAATGATAATATACCTTGTCATACAATAACCACTTATATTTATTCTTCT harbors:
- the zpld1b gene encoding zona pellucida-like domain-containing protein 1, whose amino-acid sequence is MDLICILLLVINGVPLAFTQFNGYNCDPTFHSRFPGERDISVYCGVQTITLKINFCPVLYSGYTIADLALNGRHADVHCRGFINNNTFPTAVLFSISLSTLEACGNTLVVSSAQGNNAYGNISLVQIGHISGYIDTPDPPTVISYLPGLQYKFSCSYPLEYLVNNSQLASSSAAIAVKDNNGTFVSTLSLILFNDSSFIQQLSVPMAGLPLKTRVFAAVRATNLDRRWNILMDYCFTTPSGNPKDEIRYDLFFGCHKDPQTTIFENGKSQMGRFAFEVFRFVKHKNQKMSTVFLHCVTKLCRVDDCAMLMPICGKRRKRDESPVPSAGDAVITAGPIITRGDETPTSNSQLGNDRSPRLDTVTSALVSGVVVLGVLSLGFFLLSIRLLRRSSPSTLTAVRNPNFK